One window of the bacterium genome contains the following:
- a CDS encoding radical SAM protein, which yields MGPAIQEITCRSALTGSGGHYTLNPYGGCTHACVYCYATYLTHWRGQTEPWGSWVQAKTNIARVLERELTRKRAREVFLSTACDVYQPLEARYGLTRQCLSVLALAAQREGELAAFVLTKSDLVLRDVDVLQAFPAGQLKVAFSITTPRDEMAALLEPGAAPPSRRLAAVRSLRAAGIVAGLFVSPVLPYVTERDLPALLDGAEQAGAQSVSFDMLRHLDRHVGHQMREAYRQLGEEARVRLEQAHAPGYETEVRQLIAEHMRGRRFGVDT from the coding sequence ATGGGCCCCGCCATCCAGGAGATCACGTGCCGGTCCGCTCTGACGGGCTCGGGCGGACACTATACGCTCAACCCGTACGGCGGCTGCACGCACGCCTGCGTGTACTGCTACGCGACCTACCTGACACACTGGCGCGGGCAGACCGAGCCGTGGGGCAGTTGGGTGCAGGCTAAGACGAACATTGCGCGCGTGCTGGAGCGGGAGCTGACGCGCAAGCGCGCCCGGGAGGTCTTCCTGTCCACGGCGTGCGATGTCTACCAGCCCCTCGAGGCGCGCTACGGGCTGACGCGACAGTGCCTGTCTGTGCTCGCCCTGGCGGCGCAGCGCGAGGGCGAGCTAGCCGCGTTCGTGCTCACCAAGTCAGACCTCGTGCTGCGGGATGTGGACGTGTTGCAGGCGTTCCCCGCAGGCCAACTCAAGGTCGCCTTCTCGATCACGACGCCTCGCGACGAGATGGCAGCCCTGCTGGAGCCCGGCGCCGCCCCACCCTCCCGCCGGCTGGCCGCCGTCAGGTCCCTGCGCGCGGCGGGCATCGTGGCCGGGTTGTTCGTCTCCCCGGTGCTGCCGTACGTCACCGAGCGTGACCTGCCGGCCCTGCTTGACGGCGCGGAACAGGCGGGGGCGCAGTCTGTCAGCTTCGACATGCTGCGCCACCTGGACCGGCATGTGGGCCACCAGATGCGGGAGGCGTACCGTCAACTCGGCGAGGAGGCCCGCGTGCGACTGGAGCAAGCGCACGCGCCTGGCTATGAGACCGAGGTGCGCCAGCTCATCGCGGAGCACATGCGCGGGCGCCGCTTCGGCGTTGACACATGA
- a CDS encoding DUF6259 domain-containing protein, whose product MRPTVAVMASLMATALALAAEITGASAPQWRPCTGWVTKAPAEYGVADGSGALVFTARGAGTEMPWIINVERVGVSGDERYVLVKYRARGLAAGPAIYFLHGEEGSYGGRAYAMADELKPDDQWHVLAVDLAAINPLEATHNLALKVFVDDSGSARLEVQRLWFDNALPPEAQLARVPGQRPEEVVPVPAQADRFLPRTGWTTAPASDFAAEQAGEAVAFRAGGQGRGMRWLLALPKTVELSRTPYLSLRYRAAGSLGHTTYAVWLGDQESGSGGHSLLALAASDLKTDGAWHNVSVKLTQTFPVTHLAVGLDCEGQEARLSLEGVQFSSRPHRWPVAQMLPYETRAGAWPQGQGGFTTDPAGATGGAPSAFLQQRLGASDWFAAREITVGGVPFAVPGEPTAVRQTATTDLGTLSLKLPPGVREVYLLTAAMAPATELFGIDWQHPRPVELLDVPEKTYFEVRYAAGPPDQVLPLDAETGRWGMRRGLGVCVVHPDPKRQATELVLHDGMQTAAFAIVGTTMLVAAPRVSEPTWKGLAYATPPGKVLPPFRGAASDVNTVYANVLRASFGTDHGLTLSSLSVEGLEGALQCQAGPIFEVSIGGKVLPAEDWVADKEPMGGPPPETGWPRFVLHNRAAGLAAVVECLPATEEGAAPRGGPAALRRDPRELLLRMRLTNEGNAPVTATLKFPVVRGLRLGTAADTWYLSGKRGGIINEADFTTRDPLGERHPLQVDGFFGRGLALACLTHDTEAMHHFISLSKSAEGGAWAAEYVERDLPPGASFDTTEAALVLREGDWRAIFAAYTDWLKTWFQPAAPRKPWFERVFALISGNGHYGASPDPKVRGNVQRLVDTMMKHVGVCDYAHVFGWGASKQYGDWGDYSHYEEVGGRETFHDNIAALQQQGIAVSLYLDGYLSSEKGQIVGAHAQEWAMKRADGSPQYVKEYDSYNECPYMAGWRQHLADTYARVQRDVRPKIMYIDEIGATDGRWLCRAKDHGHNGYEIPYAGEVELLKAIRGAVGPDVALYTEYAPAEVSRRYLDGSISYQALWSADQEALAPHFIDLPRFAFPDFKQFHIIYYVTTRAGNWWLLKYPFFNGEVYRIGEPNLPNMDAPSQAFQKRAVLVQCAHREAFASHNVRPLVPTEVSGVFANLFMGPRENVWTLYNANGRSVRQPVLRVKHAAGATYEDAWNGTKLAPQVKDGVAAVAVELGPKAVGCVVQKLR is encoded by the coding sequence ATGCGCCCCACCGTCGCCGTCATGGCCTCACTCATGGCCACCGCACTTGCCCTCGCCGCGGAGATCACCGGCGCCTCGGCGCCGCAGTGGCGTCCCTGCACGGGCTGGGTCACGAAGGCGCCAGCTGAGTACGGCGTCGCGGATGGAAGCGGCGCCCTCGTCTTCACGGCGCGCGGGGCGGGTACGGAGATGCCGTGGATCATCAACGTGGAGCGCGTGGGCGTCTCAGGCGATGAGCGCTACGTGCTGGTGAAGTACCGGGCGCGCGGCCTGGCGGCCGGCCCCGCGATCTACTTCCTCCACGGCGAGGAGGGTAGCTACGGTGGCCGGGCCTATGCCATGGCCGACGAGCTGAAGCCCGATGACCAGTGGCATGTGCTGGCGGTAGACCTGGCGGCCATCAACCCGCTGGAAGCGACGCACAACCTGGCCCTGAAGGTCTTCGTGGATGACAGCGGCAGCGCGCGGTTGGAGGTGCAGCGGCTGTGGTTCGACAACGCCCTGCCCCCCGAGGCGCAACTGGCGCGCGTACCGGGTCAGCGGCCGGAGGAGGTCGTGCCGGTCCCCGCGCAGGCCGACCGGTTCCTGCCGCGCACGGGCTGGACCACCGCCCCGGCCTCCGACTTCGCCGCCGAGCAGGCCGGCGAGGCGGTGGCCTTCCGCGCGGGCGGGCAGGGCCGGGGGATGCGCTGGCTCCTGGCGCTCCCCAAGACCGTGGAGCTGTCGCGCACGCCCTATCTGTCGCTGCGCTATCGGGCCGCCGGCAGCCTCGGCCACACCACGTACGCGGTCTGGCTCGGGGACCAGGAGTCCGGCAGCGGCGGGCACTCGCTGCTCGCCCTGGCCGCGTCTGACCTCAAGACGGACGGCGCCTGGCACAACGTGAGTGTCAAGCTGACCCAGACCTTCCCGGTGACCCACCTCGCGGTGGGCCTGGACTGCGAGGGCCAGGAGGCGCGACTGAGCCTGGAGGGGGTGCAGTTCAGCTCCCGCCCGCACCGCTGGCCCGTGGCGCAGATGCTGCCCTACGAGACACGCGCCGGGGCCTGGCCGCAGGGCCAGGGCGGCTTCACAACCGACCCCGCCGGCGCGACTGGCGGCGCCCCTTCGGCCTTCCTGCAGCAGCGGCTGGGGGCCAGCGATTGGTTCGCGGCGCGTGAGATCACCGTCGGCGGCGTGCCGTTCGCCGTCCCAGGAGAACCCACCGCCGTGAGGCAGACGGCGACCACCGATTTGGGCACCCTCAGTCTGAAGCTACCACCCGGCGTGCGGGAGGTCTACCTGCTGACGGCGGCCATGGCTCCGGCGACGGAACTCTTCGGCATTGACTGGCAGCATCCGCGCCCGGTCGAGCTGCTGGACGTGCCGGAGAAGACATACTTCGAGGTCCGCTATGCCGCCGGCCCGCCCGACCAGGTGCTGCCGCTGGATGCCGAGACCGGGCGCTGGGGGATGCGCCGGGGGCTGGGAGTGTGCGTCGTCCATCCCGACCCTAAGCGCCAGGCCACGGAGCTGGTGCTCCACGATGGGATGCAGACGGCTGCCTTCGCCATTGTGGGAACGACCATGCTCGTGGCGGCCCCGCGCGTGAGTGAACCGACGTGGAAGGGGCTGGCGTATGCGACGCCGCCGGGGAAGGTCCTCCCGCCGTTCCGGGGCGCCGCCAGTGATGTCAACACGGTCTACGCGAACGTGCTGCGCGCTTCCTTTGGCACGGACCACGGACTGACGCTATCGTCGCTCAGTGTGGAGGGACTGGAAGGCGCTCTTCAGTGCCAAGCGGGCCCCATCTTTGAGGTCAGCATCGGAGGGAAGGTGCTACCGGCCGAGGACTGGGTGGCCGACAAGGAGCCGATGGGTGGACCGCCCCCGGAAACTGGATGGCCGCGGTTCGTGCTGCACAACCGCGCTGCGGGCCTGGCCGCCGTGGTAGAGTGTCTGCCTGCCACAGAGGAGGGCGCGGCGCCGAGGGGCGGTCCGGCCGCGCTACGACGCGATCCGCGAGAGCTCCTGCTGCGCATGCGGCTGACCAATGAGGGCAACGCACCAGTCACGGCGACCCTCAAGTTCCCCGTCGTGCGCGGACTGCGTCTCGGCACGGCAGCGGACACCTGGTACCTGAGCGGCAAGCGCGGCGGCATCATCAACGAGGCGGACTTCACGACCCGCGATCCCCTCGGCGAGCGCCACCCGCTGCAGGTGGACGGCTTCTTCGGCCGCGGCCTGGCCCTGGCGTGCCTCACCCATGACACCGAGGCCATGCACCACTTCATCAGCCTGAGCAAGAGCGCGGAGGGCGGGGCGTGGGCGGCCGAATACGTGGAGCGCGATCTGCCCCCCGGCGCGTCGTTCGACACGACCGAAGCGGCCCTGGTGCTGCGCGAGGGCGACTGGCGCGCGATCTTCGCCGCGTACACCGACTGGCTGAAGACGTGGTTCCAGCCCGCCGCCCCGCGCAAGCCGTGGTTCGAGCGGGTCTTCGCCCTCATCAGCGGCAACGGCCACTATGGCGCCTCGCCCGACCCGAAGGTGCGGGGCAATGTCCAGCGCCTCGTGGACACGATGATGAAGCATGTCGGCGTGTGCGACTATGCGCATGTCTTTGGCTGGGGCGCCTCGAAGCAGTACGGCGACTGGGGCGATTACTCCCACTACGAGGAGGTCGGCGGCCGGGAGACCTTCCACGACAACATCGCGGCGTTGCAGCAGCAGGGGATCGCCGTGAGCCTGTATCTCGATGGCTACCTGAGCAGCGAGAAGGGGCAGATCGTCGGCGCGCACGCCCAGGAGTGGGCCATGAAGCGCGCCGATGGCTCCCCGCAGTACGTCAAGGAGTACGACTCGTACAACGAGTGCCCCTACATGGCCGGCTGGCGGCAACACCTGGCTGACACGTACGCGCGGGTCCAGCGCGACGTGCGCCCCAAGATCATGTACATTGACGAGATCGGCGCCACGGACGGCCGGTGGCTCTGTCGCGCCAAGGATCACGGCCACAACGGCTATGAGATCCCGTACGCGGGGGAGGTCGAGCTGCTCAAGGCTATCCGCGGGGCTGTCGGCCCGGACGTGGCGCTGTATACGGAGTATGCCCCGGCCGAGGTGAGCCGCCGCTATCTGGATGGCTCGATCTCCTACCAGGCGCTCTGGAGCGCCGACCAGGAAGCCCTGGCGCCGCACTTCATTGATCTGCCACGTTTCGCCTTCCCGGACTTCAAGCAGTTCCACATCATCTACTATGTCACGACCCGCGCGGGGAACTGGTGGCTGCTCAAGTACCCATTCTTCAACGGCGAAGTCTACCGCATCGGGGAGCCCAACCTGCCGAACATGGATGCCCCCTCGCAGGCCTTCCAGAAGCGCGCGGTACTGGTCCAGTGCGCCCATCGCGAGGCCTTCGCCTCACACAACGTCCGTCCGCTCGTGCCCACGGAAGTCTCCGGCGTGTTCGCCAATCTGTTCATGGGGCCGCGCGAGAACGTGTGGACGCTGTACAACGCCAACGGGCGCAGCGTGCGACAGCCCGTGCTGCGGGTCAAGCATGCGGCGGGGGCGACCTACGAGGATGCCTGGAACGGGACGAAGCTGGCGCCGCAGGTCAAGGACGGGGTGGCGGCGGTGGCGGTGGAGCTGGGGCCCAAGGCCGTGGGTTGTGTGGTGCAGAAGCTGCGGTAG
- a CDS encoding DUF5060 domain-containing protein has translation MLARLAALLLLAPTLAFAQGFVEQDGAFVWQRDNRVVRFDKGRWSAGVQGGKTLSFHTFMWHDAYLYETLQGGKVEAGPTLQADGSLTMNGTFSARESSAPLRYWLKATPSAEGVTAHFEFEKSAALKLTSGVWLHLFADRKTFDGTERVWADPAGHGKLSAPSLGASERLLVELQEGLSLCLTPGGFHEVNVEGSKGAYVMRMNLVSGDFPEGRRVAADLGIGFAAMPASFPGEIKPQQQPLAIRQVTPNLTTVPRFEKLELAVDLGATYDNPFDPDDVALDADFTAPSGKRITVPGFFMVQMRREIRNGNEVMAPEGNGVWRVRFAPNEVGKWTWTLRLKDRTGTVSGGQGTCRCVAGKSQGFLRVSKADPHYLAFDDGSGFFAIGHNLPGYHASRQLAETAMHKFAAAGENYNRWWLYSYNLGIEWTDKLGWYKQDAAARMDLALDWGKQLGLYYMMCLDTHQDFREGGWDRNPFNVKNGGPCEKAGEFFTNEQARTYYKKRLRYQVARWGYSPSVLCWEFGNEIEGWADSTDAIKLPWTREMSDTLNGMDPYRHLITTSFWSHTGPPEYWALPNIDIVQTHLYTNNDGNVAEPVRQMSLKQWQEFAKPHIFGEFGIRSHASTVDKDPKGWGLHNALWAGLTSFCAGGPMPWWHENYIDPLDLYFHFTALANFSKGLPLGTARWAPLEALVEFQDKTRPPDTLDATVLPISRWGKPEDVDFTLQDDGNLADGKRPQQLLQGLGHQDLKAPVAFHVTFPQAGQFVMHIGRVSNSGLVRVWLDGQQVKELDLPCGEGLGKSSVWREQWKLWETTYDQDYSFDIPAGPHEIKLENFGKDWVSVDRYTFTGCQVRRTPNVIAAGMQAPGVAILWLQNGTSDWFNHGQGQVPPVDPVTVTLSGLPDGQYAVEWWETWKGSLSRTDKMTVRQGKLLLRLPELKTDVALKLKKVGK, from the coding sequence ATGCTCGCCCGGCTCGCCGCCCTGCTGCTCCTCGCACCAACACTCGCCTTCGCCCAGGGCTTCGTCGAGCAGGACGGCGCCTTCGTCTGGCAGAGAGACAACCGCGTCGTCCGCTTTGACAAGGGGCGCTGGTCGGCCGGTGTGCAGGGGGGGAAGACTCTCAGCTTCCACACCTTCATGTGGCACGACGCCTACCTGTACGAGACGCTGCAGGGCGGCAAGGTCGAGGCAGGGCCGACCCTCCAGGCCGATGGCAGCCTCACGATGAACGGCACCTTCTCAGCCCGCGAGAGCTCCGCCCCACTGCGCTACTGGCTGAAGGCGACACCCTCGGCCGAGGGCGTCACCGCGCACTTTGAGTTCGAGAAGTCGGCGGCGCTCAAGCTGACTAGCGGCGTGTGGCTGCATCTGTTCGCCGACCGCAAGACCTTCGACGGGACCGAACGCGTGTGGGCCGACCCCGCCGGGCACGGCAAGCTGAGCGCGCCCTCGCTGGGGGCCTCCGAGCGGCTGCTGGTCGAGTTGCAGGAGGGGCTGAGCCTCTGCCTGACGCCCGGCGGCTTCCATGAGGTCAACGTCGAGGGCAGCAAGGGGGCCTACGTAATGCGCATGAACCTCGTGAGCGGCGACTTCCCCGAGGGCCGGCGCGTGGCCGCCGACCTGGGCATCGGGTTCGCGGCCATGCCCGCGAGCTTCCCCGGCGAGATCAAGCCCCAGCAGCAGCCGCTGGCGATCCGCCAGGTCACGCCCAACCTGACGACCGTCCCGCGCTTCGAGAAGCTCGAACTGGCCGTGGACCTGGGCGCCACCTACGACAACCCCTTCGACCCCGACGACGTGGCCCTGGACGCCGACTTCACCGCCCCCTCGGGCAAGCGGATCACGGTGCCGGGCTTCTTCATGGTCCAGATGCGCCGCGAGATCCGCAACGGGAATGAGGTCATGGCCCCCGAGGGCAACGGCGTGTGGCGCGTGCGATTCGCACCCAATGAGGTGGGGAAGTGGACCTGGACGCTGCGCCTCAAGGACCGCACGGGCACGGTCAGCGGCGGCCAGGGCACGTGCCGCTGCGTGGCCGGCAAGAGCCAGGGCTTCCTGCGGGTCAGCAAGGCCGACCCACACTACCTGGCCTTCGACGACGGCAGCGGCTTCTTCGCCATCGGACACAACCTGCCCGGCTACCATGCCAGCCGGCAGCTTGCCGAGACCGCGATGCACAAGTTCGCCGCCGCCGGGGAGAACTACAACCGCTGGTGGCTCTACTCGTACAACCTGGGGATCGAGTGGACCGACAAGCTGGGGTGGTACAAGCAGGACGCCGCGGCGCGGATGGACCTGGCACTCGACTGGGGCAAGCAGCTCGGCCTGTACTACATGATGTGCCTGGACACCCACCAGGACTTTCGCGAGGGCGGCTGGGACCGCAACCCCTTCAACGTCAAGAACGGCGGCCCGTGCGAGAAGGCCGGGGAGTTCTTCACCAACGAACAGGCGCGGACGTACTACAAGAAGCGCCTGCGCTACCAGGTGGCGCGGTGGGGGTACAGCCCCAGCGTGCTGTGCTGGGAGTTCGGCAACGAGATCGAGGGCTGGGCCGACTCTACCGATGCCATCAAGCTACCCTGGACGCGCGAGATGAGCGACACCCTCAATGGGATGGACCCGTACCGCCATCTCATCACGACGAGCTTCTGGAGCCACACCGGCCCGCCGGAATACTGGGCCCTGCCCAACATTGACATCGTGCAGACCCACCTGTACACCAACAACGACGGCAACGTGGCCGAGCCGGTGCGCCAGATGAGCCTCAAGCAGTGGCAGGAGTTCGCCAAACCCCACATCTTTGGCGAGTTCGGCATCCGCAGCCACGCCAGCACCGTGGACAAGGACCCCAAGGGCTGGGGCCTCCACAATGCCCTGTGGGCGGGGCTCACGAGCTTCTGCGCCGGCGGACCGATGCCGTGGTGGCATGAGAACTACATTGACCCCCTCGACCTGTACTTCCACTTCACGGCCCTCGCGAACTTCAGCAAGGGCCTGCCGCTGGGCACGGCCCGTTGGGCGCCGCTGGAGGCCCTCGTAGAGTTCCAGGACAAGACCCGCCCGCCGGACACGCTCGATGCCACCGTCCTTCCCATAAGCCGCTGGGGCAAGCCCGAGGACGTGGACTTCACGCTGCAGGATGACGGCAACCTCGCCGACGGCAAGCGCCCCCAGCAGTTACTTCAGGGCCTCGGCCATCAGGACCTCAAGGCCCCCGTGGCCTTCCATGTCACCTTCCCCCAGGCCGGGCAGTTCGTCATGCACATCGGGCGCGTGTCGAACTCCGGGCTGGTGCGGGTGTGGCTGGATGGGCAGCAAGTCAAGGAACTCGACCTGCCCTGCGGCGAGGGGCTGGGGAAGTCCAGCGTCTGGCGCGAGCAGTGGAAGCTGTGGGAGACGACGTACGATCAGGACTACAGCTTCGACATCCCGGCCGGGCCGCATGAGATCAAGCTGGAGAACTTCGGCAAGGACTGGGTGTCGGTGGACCGCTACACCTTCACCGGCTGTCAGGTGCGGCGGACGCCGAACGTCATTGCCGCCGGCATGCAGGCGCCGGGCGTCGCGATCCTGTGGCTGCAGAACGGTACGAGCGACTGGTTCAACCACGGTCAGGGCCAGGTCCCGCCGGTGGACCCCGTGACGGTAACGCTCAGCGGTCTGCCGGACGGGCAGTACGCTGTTGAGTGGTGGGAGACGTGGAAGGGAAGCCTGAGCCGCACCGACAAGATGACCGTGCGGCAGGGCAAGCTCCTGCTGCGGCTGCCGGAGCTGAAGACCGACGTGGCGTTGAAGCTGAAGAAGGTGGGCAAGTAG
- a CDS encoding YfbM family protein: MPGSGNGDKIVSLSARHWAEALAAVTEAQLRQRFDPGTMTEESIYPSIWDEGEEALAYLLSYFGTLKGFVQRTADQGKGLVVWLA, translated from the coding sequence ATGCCAGGTAGTGGGAATGGGGACAAGATAGTCAGTCTGTCCGCGCGCCATTGGGCCGAAGCCCTCGCCGCGGTGACCGAGGCCCAGTTGCGGCAGCGGTTCGACCCCGGTACGATGACAGAGGAAAGCATCTACCCCTCGATCTGGGACGAAGGAGAGGAAGCGCTCGCGTACTTGCTGTCGTACTTCGGTACGCTCAAGGGGTTCGTGCAGCGAACTGCCGACCAGGGCAAGGGGCTGGTGGTGTGGCTGGCGTGA